In Manis pentadactyla isolate mManPen7 chromosome 3, mManPen7.hap1, whole genome shotgun sequence, a single window of DNA contains:
- the LOC118917155 gene encoding LOW QUALITY PROTEIN: tyrosine-protein kinase Yes-like (The sequence of the model RefSeq protein was modified relative to this genomic sequence to represent the inferred CDS: deleted 2 bases in 1 codon) gives MGCIKSKENKSPAIKYRTENTPEPVSTSVSHYGAEHTAVIPSSSAKGTYVNFSSLSITPFGGFSGVTPFGGASSSFSMVQSSYPAGLTGGVTIFVALYDYEARTSEDLSFRKGERFQIINNTEGDWWEARSIATGKNGYIPSNYVAPADSIQAEEWYFGKMGRKDAERLLLNPGNQRGIFLVRESETTKGAYSLSISDWDEVRGDNVKHYKIRKLDNGGYYITTRAQFDTLQKLVKHYTEHADGLCHKLTTVCPTVKPQTQGLAKDAWEIPRESLRLEVKLGQGCFGEVWMGTWDGTTKVAIKTLKPGTMMPEAFLQEAQIMKKLRHDKLIPLYAVVSEEPIYIVTEFMSKGSLLEFLKEGDGKYLKLPQLVDMAAQIADGMAYIERMNYIHRDLRAANILVGENLVQNSKIADFGLARLIEDNEYTSRQGAKFPIKWTAPEAALYGRFTIKSDVWSFGILQTELVTKGRVPYPGMVNHEVLEQVERGYMMPCPQGCPESLHELMNLCWKKDPDERPTFEYIQSFLEDYFTATEPQYQPGENL, from the exons ATGGGCTGCATTAAAAGTAAAGAGAACAAAAGTCCAGCCATTAAATACAGAACTGAAAACACTCCAGAACCTGTCAGTACAAGTGTCAGCCATTATGGAGCAGAGCACACTGCAGTGATACCATCCTCTTCAGCAAAGGGAACATATGTTAATTTTAGCAGTCTTTCCATAACACCTTTTGGAGGATTCTCAGGGGTGACGCCCTTTGGAGGAGCATCTTCCTCATTCTCAATGGTGCAAAGTTCCTACCCTGCTGGTTTAACAGGTGGTGTTACTATATTTGTGGCCTTATATGATTATGAAGCTAGAACTTCGGAAGACCTTTCATTTAGGAAGGGTGAAAGATTTCAAATAATTAACAATACGGAAGGAGACTGGTGGGAAGCAAGATCAATTGCTACAGGAAAGAATGGCTATATCCCTAGCAATTATGTAGCCCCTGCAGATTCCATTCAGGCAGAAGAGTGGTATTTTGGCAAAATGGGGAGAAAAGATGCTGAAAGATTACTTTTGAATCCTGGGAATCAAAGAGGCATTTTCTTAGTAAGAGAGAGTGAAACTACTAAAGGTGCTTATTCCCTCTCTATAAGTGATTGGGATGAGGTAAGGGGTGACAATGTAAAACACTACAAAATTAGGAAACTTGACAACGGTGGATACTATATCACAACTAGAGCACAGTTTGATACTCTGCAGAAATTGGTTAAGCACTACACAGAACATGCTGATGGTTTATGCCATAAGTTAACAACTGTGTGTCCAACTGTGAAACCACAGACTCAAGGTCTAGCAAAAGATGCTTGGGAAATCCCTCGAGAATCTTTACGACTAGAGGTTAAACTAGGACAAGGATGTTTTGGTGAAGTATGGATGGGAACATgggatggaaccacaaaagtagCAATCAAAACACTAAAACCAGGTACAATGATGCCAGAAGCTTTTCTTCAAGAGGCTCagataatgaaaaaattaagacATGATAAACTTATTCCACTATATGCTGTTGTTTCTGAAGAGCCAATTTACATTGTCACTGAATTTATGTCAAAAGGCAGTTTGTTAGAATTCCTGAAGGAGGGAGATGGAAAGTATTTGAAGCTCCCACAACTGGTTGATATGGCTGCTCAGATTGCTGATGGTATGGCATATATTGAAAGAATGAATTATATTCACCGAGATCTTCGGGCTGCTAATATTCTTGTAGGAGAAAATCTTGTA CAAAATAGCAAAATAGCAGATTTTGGATTAGCAAGGTTAATTGAAGACAATGAATATACGTCAAGACAAGGTGCAAAGTTTCCAATCAAATGGACAGCTCCTGAGGCTGCCCTATATGGTCGATTTACAATAAAGTCTGATGTATGGTCATTTGGAATTCTGCAGACAGAGCTGGTAACAAAGGGCAGAGTGCCATATCCAGGCATGGTAAACCATGAAGTGCTGGAACAGGTGGAACGAGGATATATGATGCCTTGCCCTCAGGGTTGTCCAGAATCTCTACATGAATTGATGAATCTTTGTTGGAAGAAAGACCCTGATGAAAGACCAACATTTGAATATATTCAGTCCTTCTTGGAAGACTACTTCACTGCTACAGAGCCACAGTACCAGCCAGGAGAAAATTTATAA